A stretch of Carboxydothermus pertinax DNA encodes these proteins:
- a CDS encoding MFS transporter, which produces MFKSTFNVKIKTDQWVKSQERMVPLAKEKTEKKYFGLSQNAFLFGFISMLNDFASELTIRTLPLYLSSVLGVKTEIIGLIEGIADTTSTLLKLISGYLSDFFKKRKALVFLGYALSNLSRPFLFWATTWPITLIIRFLDRVGKGIRTSPKDALIADSTEPENLGRAFGFNRALDPFGAVLALFVAAALLYWGKTNTTTMTREVFQRLIILSTIPGFFVLFLLAFFIREIPPKGKEIKKLSLSLRGFDQRFKKFLVVLILFTLGNSSDAFLILKAKTAGMTVVEIFVMLGFFNLISVLVSYPAGILSDKIGRLKLIAGGWIVYALLYLGFALASTPQVFALLYILYGAYYGITEGVEKAMVADLVPSEKRASAYGLYNAAVGISALPASLIAGFLWDKFSPAHAFFFGSLLALLAVVLLPWALRGGVRK; this is translated from the coding sequence TTGTTTAAAAGCACATTTAATGTTAAAATTAAAACTGACCAATGGGTCAAATCTCAGGAGAGGATGGTTCCCTTGGCAAAAGAAAAAACCGAAAAAAAATATTTTGGTCTTAGCCAAAACGCTTTTTTATTTGGTTTTATCAGCATGTTAAACGATTTTGCCAGCGAACTTACTATTAGAACCCTTCCCCTTTATTTATCTTCAGTCTTAGGAGTTAAAACGGAAATCATCGGTTTAATCGAAGGTATTGCCGATACCACCTCTACCCTTTTAAAACTTATCTCCGGATATTTATCGGACTTTTTTAAAAAAAGAAAGGCTTTGGTCTTTTTAGGCTATGCCCTCTCCAACCTTTCCCGACCCTTTCTTTTTTGGGCCACCACCTGGCCAATTACTCTTATTATCCGTTTTTTGGACAGGGTAGGTAAAGGCATTCGTACGTCCCCCAAAGATGCCTTAATTGCCGATTCCACCGAACCGGAAAATTTAGGACGGGCTTTTGGTTTTAACCGGGCCTTGGACCCTTTCGGAGCGGTGTTAGCTTTATTTGTCGCCGCCGCCCTCCTTTACTGGGGGAAAACAAACACTACTACCATGACCCGGGAGGTCTTTCAAAGGCTAATTATTTTATCTACTATTCCCGGCTTTTTTGTCTTATTTCTCTTAGCTTTTTTTATTAGGGAAATACCTCCTAAAGGAAAGGAAATTAAAAAACTCTCCCTGTCCTTAAGAGGGTTCGACCAACGGTTTAAAAAGTTTTTAGTTGTGTTAATTTTATTTACTCTTGGAAACTCATCCGATGCTTTTTTAATTTTAAAGGCTAAAACGGCAGGCATGACCGTGGTTGAAATCTTTGTTATGTTAGGATTTTTTAATTTAATTAGCGTTTTAGTATCTTATCCGGCAGGAATTCTTTCAGATAAAATCGGACGTCTTAAACTTATTGCTGGCGGTTGGATAGTTTACGCCCTATTGTATTTGGGATTCGCACTAGCCAGTACTCCCCAAGTTTTTGCCTTATTGTATATTCTCTACGGCGCCTATTACGGAATTACCGAAGGAGTAGAAAAAGCAATGGTTGCCGATTTAGTGCCATCGGAAAAGCGGGCATCGGCCTATGGACTTTATAATGCGGCCGTCGGCATCTCTGCCCTTCCAGCAAGCTTAATTGCCGGTTTTTTATGGGATAAATTTAGTCCCGCTCATGCCTTTTTCTTCGGAAGCTTGCTGGCTCTTCTGGCGGTAGTACTGTTACCCTGGGCGCTTAGGGGGGGAGTTAGAAAGTAG